The bacterium BMS3Abin08 genome contains a region encoding:
- the hndA_1 gene encoding NADP-reducing hydrogenase subunit HndA produces the protein MVERLERIIQTCIEDEGNVISVLQDIEDSFGYIPEEAIYWISERLDIPAAKFFGVATFYAQFHLKPRGENIITACCGTACHVKGSERLINSLIKELQIPSGEETSEDGKFTVEKVNCVGACSIAPVVIINKAIHGKMSADKLMKEIRKLK, from the coding sequence TTGGTAGAGAGGTTGGAGCGGATTATACAGACCTGCATAGAGGATGAGGGAAATGTCATATCCGTCCTGCAGGACATAGAGGATTCTTTTGGGTACATACCCGAAGAGGCCATCTACTGGATATCGGAAAGACTGGATATTCCAGCTGCAAAGTTCTTCGGCGTAGCCACGTTCTATGCCCAGTTCCACCTCAAACCCAGGGGTGAGAATATAATTACCGCCTGCTGCGGAACAGCCTGCCATGTAAAGGGATCGGAAAGACTGATCAACAGCCTTATCAAAGAACTCCAGATCCCCTCGGGCGAGGAAACCTCGGAGGACGGGAAGTTCACCGTTGAAAAGGTAAACTGTGTAGGGGCCTGCAGCATCGCCCCGGTGGTAATAATCAATAAAGCGATCCACGGCAAAATGTCGGCTGACAAATTAATGAAGGAAATCAGGAAACTTAAATAA